In the genome of Deltaproteobacteria bacterium, one region contains:
- the rsmB gene encoding 16S rRNA (cytosine(967)-C(5))-methyltransferase RsmB: MSDPVRRSAASALTLIDGKGLFADEAIARSAGGAAPLGGRDRALLFELVYGTLRWRGRIDYFLGALAHRSFRTNPPEIRNLLRIGAYQILFLDRVPPWAAVDTATELAKEFGNPGQVRFVNGVLRNLVRRKEKIPLPGPGDTIPHLAVKHSCPEWLVRRWVSRFGKERAERLLAACNKPPATTLRINSLKPDPGEYLERLAGAVEKLIPHQLCPEGVVVEFSGPVEKLPGFREGRFYVQDGGAILISRMVGARAGNRILDACAAPGGKASHLAELMADEGEIIALEVDPLRLGRIEENMERLGITIVRPLLGDGRSIRFGEPFDHVLIDAPCSGLGTIRRHPEAKWRKKEEDLARHRERQLGLLRNLSRFVRAGGSLVYSTCSTEPEENGEVIGTFLREEGGFTVAPVPADFPAAARSMIDDKGFFHAWPDEHDTDGFFAVRLVRQKDRLA; encoded by the coding sequence GTGTCTGATCCGGTCCGCCGGTCGGCGGCATCCGCCCTGACCCTGATTGACGGGAAAGGTCTTTTCGCCGATGAGGCGATCGCCCGGTCGGCAGGGGGGGCCGCCCCCCTTGGCGGGCGGGACAGGGCGCTGCTTTTCGAACTGGTCTACGGGACCCTACGGTGGCGGGGGCGGATCGATTATTTCCTGGGCGCCTTGGCTCATCGTTCCTTCCGTACGAATCCCCCGGAGATCCGGAACCTCCTTCGCATCGGCGCATACCAGATTCTCTTTCTTGATCGCGTCCCTCCCTGGGCGGCCGTCGATACCGCCACGGAGCTTGCAAAAGAGTTCGGGAATCCGGGGCAAGTCCGTTTCGTCAACGGGGTACTGCGGAACCTCGTCCGGCGGAAAGAGAAGATCCCGCTGCCCGGTCCCGGCGACACGATCCCTCATCTTGCGGTAAAACACTCCTGCCCGGAATGGCTGGTCCGGCGATGGGTGTCCCGCTTTGGGAAAGAGCGGGCGGAACGGCTTCTGGCGGCCTGCAACAAACCGCCTGCAACCACCCTGCGGATCAACTCCCTTAAACCTGATCCCGGTGAATACCTGGAACGCCTGGCCGGCGCGGTCGAAAAGCTCATCCCCCACCAGTTGTGCCCGGAAGGGGTTGTCGTCGAGTTCTCCGGACCGGTGGAAAAACTGCCCGGTTTCAGGGAAGGTCGGTTCTACGTCCAGGACGGCGGCGCCATCCTGATCTCCCGCATGGTCGGGGCGAGGGCGGGGAATCGGATCCTCGACGCCTGCGCCGCGCCGGGAGGGAAGGCCTCCCATCTGGCTGAACTAATGGCGGATGAAGGGGAGATCATCGCTCTTGAGGTCGATCCACTCCGGCTGGGAAGAATCGAGGAGAACATGGAACGGCTCGGGATAACGATCGTACGGCCGCTGCTTGGCGATGGGAGGTCCATCCGCTTCGGCGAACCCTTCGACCACGTACTCATCGATGCACCCTGCTCGGGTCTCGGCACGATCCGCAGACATCCCGAGGCCAAGTGGCGGAAGAAGGAGGAGGACCTTGCCCGCCACCGGGAGCGGCAGCTCGGCCTCCTGCGGAACCTTTCCCGGTTCGTACGGGCAGGGGGGAGCCTGGTCTATTCCACCTGTTCCACCGAGCCGGAAGAGAACGGGGAGGTGATCGGGACCTTTCTGCGGGAAGAAGGGGGATTTACGGTCGCTCCCGTCCCGGCGGACTTCCCGGCAGCGGCCCGGAGCATGATTGACGATAAGGGTTTCTTCCATGCCTGGCCCGACGAACATGATACGGATGGGTTCTTCGCCGTCCGGCTGGTCAGGCAGAAAGACCGTCTCGCGTGA
- the htpX gene encoding zinc metalloprotease HtpX — protein MNIFKTALLMSGLTVLLIFAGNALGGPAGMKIAFLIALAMNAGSYWFSDKIVLKMYKAREVSRAEAPELYSVVEQLARNAGLPMPRVYIVQNPAPNAFATGRNPDHAAVAVTTGILDLLDRNELMGVLGHELAHVKHRDILIGTVAATIAGAISMMANMAQWAMIFGGFRGDDDDGGGLGAIAVMILAPIAAMIIQMAISRSREYGADRGGAKICGHPRYLASALRKLAAGAQRVPMNASPATAHMFIVNPLRGRGLASLFSTHPPMEERIRRLEAMGV, from the coding sequence ATGAACATCTTCAAAACAGCCCTTCTCATGTCGGGTCTGACGGTTCTTCTGATCTTCGCGGGGAACGCCCTCGGCGGTCCCGCCGGGATGAAAATCGCCTTCCTCATCGCCCTGGCCATGAATGCCGGGTCCTACTGGTTTTCCGACAAGATCGTGCTGAAGATGTACAAGGCGCGGGAGGTGAGCCGGGCCGAGGCGCCGGAGCTCTACTCGGTCGTGGAGCAGCTTGCCCGGAACGCAGGGCTCCCCATGCCCCGGGTCTATATCGTGCAGAACCCCGCACCCAACGCCTTTGCCACGGGGAGAAATCCGGACCATGCCGCCGTGGCCGTGACCACCGGGATTCTCGATCTGCTCGACCGGAACGAACTGATGGGGGTTTTAGGCCATGAGCTGGCCCACGTGAAGCATCGTGACATACTGATCGGGACCGTCGCCGCAACCATCGCGGGCGCCATCTCCATGATGGCGAACATGGCCCAGTGGGCGATGATCTTCGGCGGGTTCCGGGGGGACGATGATGACGGCGGCGGCCTCGGCGCGATCGCCGTGATGATTCTCGCTCCCATCGCCGCCATGATCATACAGATGGCGATCTCCCGCTCCCGGGAATACGGCGCCGACCGGGGCGGGGCGAAGATATGCGGCCATCCCCGCTACCTGGCCTCCGCCCTCAGGAAACTGGCCGCCGGGGCTCAGCGGGTTCCGATGAACGCGAGTCCGGCCACGGCCCACATGTTCATCGTCAACCCGCTGCGGGGCCGCGGGCTGGCCTCGCTCTTCTCCACCCATCCGCCGATGGAGGAGCGGATCCGCCGTTTAGAGGCGATGGGTGTCTGA
- a CDS encoding DUF116 domain-containing protein, with protein sequence MEADSRPKKRLFVGLMSGALAALLLLGGLFALVLKGVGLGKAMGALLMSLSILFLGFLVIAAAGVLLLVLTLYKGREILFLGRLRGLIVKVIYPLTLFLGSIFRIPREKIQESFVEVNNQLVLSRRIKVKHDRLLLLMPHCIQNNECRTRVTGDIRNCERCGMCRIPDLIDLGEEYGVDIFVATGGTLARRLIKEKRPQAVVAVACKRDLTSGIFDAYPLPVLGILNERPFGPCINTEFDLEEVKESIRHFVVPGNGAAERPVEEFPGT encoded by the coding sequence TTGGAAGCGGACAGCCGTCCTAAAAAAAGGCTCTTTGTCGGCCTGATGAGCGGGGCCCTGGCTGCCCTCCTCCTTTTGGGAGGGCTCTTTGCCCTGGTCCTGAAAGGGGTCGGGCTCGGAAAGGCGATGGGGGCCCTCCTCATGTCCCTTTCCATCCTTTTCCTCGGCTTTCTCGTGATTGCCGCGGCCGGCGTCCTCCTCCTGGTCCTGACCCTGTACAAGGGACGTGAGATCCTTTTCCTCGGGCGGTTGCGCGGGCTGATCGTCAAGGTCATCTACCCGCTGACCCTTTTCCTGGGATCTATCTTCCGGATTCCCCGGGAGAAGATCCAGGAATCCTTCGTCGAGGTCAACAATCAGCTCGTCCTCTCCCGTCGGATCAAGGTCAAGCACGACCGGCTGCTCCTCCTCATGCCGCATTGTATTCAGAACAACGAATGCCGGACGCGGGTGACCGGCGATATCCGGAACTGCGAGCGGTGCGGCATGTGCCGGATCCCCGACCTGATCGACCTCGGCGAAGAATACGGCGTCGATATTTTCGTCGCCACCGGCGGGACCCTGGCCCGGCGGCTCATCAAGGAAAAACGCCCCCAGGCCGTGGTGGCCGTGGCCTGCAAGCGGGACCTGACCTCCGGGATCTTTGACGCCTATCCACTGCCGGTCCTGGGGATATTGAACGAACGGCCCTTCGGCCCCTGCATCAACACCGAATTCGACCTTGAAGAGGTGAAGGAGTCGATCCGTCATTTCGTGGTTCCCGGGAACGGGGCAGCGGAGAGACCGGTTGAAGAGTTCCCCGGAACTTGA
- a CDS encoding methionyl-tRNA formyltransferase produces MNEKIGRILRVIYMGTPRFAVPSLAALSQTEDLVRVVTRPDRPAGRGRKKIPSPVKEEALDRGIPALQPMKITEPEFVRALRDFSCDLFVVAAFGQILPPEILEIPKYGCINIHASLLPKYRGASPIAAAIAAGENKTGITIIRMDAGMDTGDILMQRELEIGPEETTGVLTERLAILGARTLLQTLKILKEGRLERIPQDGAGAIATPLLKKEHGVINWNLAGEAIRNHVRAMDPWPGAYTLVDGEILKIWRVTVREEKGRPGEVIRAGRCFQVGTRDGSVVIETVQRPGRRRINGAEFLRGRPAIREGMILGSGQPS; encoded by the coding sequence ATGAACGAAAAAATTGGCAGGATATTACGCGTTATCTATATGGGGACACCCCGGTTCGCCGTTCCTTCCCTGGCGGCGCTTTCCCAGACGGAGGATCTCGTCCGGGTTGTGACCCGGCCGGACCGGCCCGCCGGCCGGGGGAGAAAGAAGATCCCTTCGCCGGTGAAGGAAGAGGCCCTCGATCGGGGGATTCCCGCTCTGCAACCGATGAAGATCACGGAACCCGAATTTGTCCGGGCTCTGCGGGATTTTTCCTGTGACCTTTTCGTTGTCGCCGCTTTCGGGCAGATCCTTCCACCGGAGATTCTGGAGATACCGAAGTATGGATGTATCAATATACATGCGTCCCTGCTGCCGAAGTATCGGGGTGCCTCGCCCATTGCCGCCGCCATTGCAGCCGGTGAGAACAAAACCGGGATCACCATAATACGTATGGACGCCGGGATGGACACGGGTGATATCCTGATGCAGCGGGAACTTGAAATCGGGCCGGAGGAGACGACCGGTGTTCTTACGGAACGGCTGGCCATTCTCGGGGCGAGGACCCTTTTGCAGACCCTGAAGATACTGAAAGAGGGGAGGTTGGAGCGGATTCCCCAGGACGGGGCCGGGGCGATCGCAACCCCTCTGTTGAAAAAGGAGCACGGGGTGATCAACTGGAACCTGGCCGGCGAAGCGATCCGGAATCATGTGCGGGCCATGGACCCCTGGCCGGGCGCGTATACCCTGGTCGATGGAGAGATTCTCAAGATCTGGCGGGTCACGGTCCGTGAAGAGAAGGGACGTCCCGGTGAGGTGATCCGCGCCGGTCGATGTTTTCAGGTCGGGACCCGGGACGGTTCCGTCGTGATTGAAACGGTCCAGCGGCCCGGCAGGAGGCGTATCAATGGAGCGGAATTCCTCCGGGGGCGTCCTGCAATCCGGGAAGGGATGATCCTTGGAAGCGGACAGCCGTCCTAA
- the def gene encoding peptide deformylase: MLLPILHYPDEQLRKTSVPLTAITEEDRELIENMIATMYDAPGVGLAAPQVGVHKRIVVLDTTVGKEPNALVVMINPEILSSEGMQTEEEGCLSVPGYNGNVARAQTIKVSYMTREGEQTTLNAEGLMARAIQHEVDHLDGILFVDRLSPLKRDMIKRKIKKAIRQGAYK; this comes from the coding sequence ATGTTGCTGCCCATTTTGCATTATCCGGATGAACAACTTCGGAAAACTTCGGTACCTCTCACTGCAATCACTGAAGAGGATCGGGAGTTAATTGAAAACATGATTGCCACCATGTATGACGCTCCGGGTGTTGGTCTGGCTGCGCCCCAGGTCGGTGTCCACAAGCGGATTGTTGTTCTCGATACCACCGTAGGGAAAGAGCCGAATGCTCTTGTTGTGATGATCAACCCGGAGATTTTGTCGAGCGAAGGTATGCAGACCGAAGAAGAGGGATGCTTAAGTGTACCGGGCTATAATGGGAACGTCGCTCGGGCACAGACCATAAAAGTCAGCTATATGACACGGGAAGGGGAGCAGACAACCCTGAATGCCGAGGGGTTGATGGCGCGGGCGATTCAGCATGAAGTCGACCATTTAGACGGTATTCTCTTTGTGGACCGCCTTTCTCCCTTGAAACGGGATATGATCAAGCGGAAGATCAAGAAGGCCATCCGGCAGGGGGCCTATAAATAA
- a CDS encoding leucyl aminopeptidase — MKITLCRGDLSRIKTDLIVIGMFEGQKRLQGAAAKVNAALKGAIQKLIREVNFEGACDKTLMIHTLGRLPAKEICLMGLGKEKGFTLDRQRRAFAGVVKAARKVHARQVVSTLLAKGERGKPLTDLCRSAAEGLHLGAYRFRKYLTKEETTELRQVSLLVEGTSTAGLAAAVRAGTLAAEATNFTRDLVNEPGNVITPITLAATARKIARREGLHCKILAEKEIAGLGMGAYLGVAQGSTNPPRFIHLTYRPRKAKKSIALIGKGITFDSGGLSLKPSEAMATMKMDKSGACTVLGVMQALPKLKPSVTVHGIIAAAENMPSGTAQRPDDIVRAMNGKTIEVLNTDAEGRLTLADALSYAARLKPDCMIDLATLTGACVVALGEYTAGVMGNDESFLDEFLKTAKKTGELMWPLPFDENMMEKLKGKVADLKNIGNRWGGAITAGMFLREFVNEIPWIHIDIAGPAFSEKPWGYNTGGATGIGVRTVLEYLSTL, encoded by the coding sequence ATGAAGATTACACTATGCCGGGGAGACCTAAGCCGTATCAAGACGGATTTGATCGTCATCGGAATGTTCGAGGGACAAAAACGCCTGCAGGGAGCAGCGGCCAAGGTGAATGCCGCGCTGAAGGGCGCCATTCAAAAACTGATCCGCGAAGTCAACTTTGAGGGAGCCTGTGATAAAACTCTCATGATCCACACTCTGGGAAGGCTCCCGGCCAAAGAGATCTGCCTGATGGGCCTGGGAAAGGAGAAAGGGTTTACCCTCGACCGGCAGCGCCGTGCCTTCGCCGGGGTTGTCAAGGCGGCACGGAAAGTACATGCCCGGCAGGTTGTCTCAACCCTTCTTGCGAAGGGCGAAAGAGGAAAACCCCTGACTGATCTCTGCCGAAGCGCAGCGGAAGGGCTCCATCTGGGTGCTTATCGCTTTCGGAAATATCTCACAAAAGAGGAGACCACGGAACTTCGGCAGGTTTCTCTCCTCGTTGAAGGCACTTCCACAGCCGGTCTCGCTGCAGCCGTCCGGGCAGGGACACTCGCCGCTGAAGCAACGAATTTCACCCGGGACCTGGTCAATGAGCCGGGCAATGTCATCACCCCGATCACCTTGGCAGCCACAGCCCGAAAGATCGCCCGCCGGGAAGGTCTGCACTGCAAGATCCTCGCTGAAAAGGAAATCGCCGGACTCGGCATGGGCGCCTACTTAGGGGTCGCGCAGGGAAGTACCAACCCGCCCCGGTTCATTCATCTGACCTACCGGCCCCGGAAGGCGAAGAAGAGTATCGCCCTCATCGGGAAGGGAATCACCTTCGACAGCGGCGGACTGTCGTTGAAACCCTCCGAGGCAATGGCAACCATGAAGATGGATAAATCCGGCGCCTGCACGGTATTGGGAGTCATGCAGGCCCTTCCGAAGCTGAAACCCTCCGTGACCGTCCACGGGATTATCGCTGCGGCGGAAAATATGCCGAGCGGTACGGCACAGCGCCCCGATGATATCGTACGGGCCATGAACGGAAAAACGATTGAGGTCCTCAATACCGATGCCGAAGGGAGGCTGACCCTCGCAGATGCTTTAAGCTATGCGGCTCGGCTCAAACCGGACTGCATGATCGACCTGGCGACCCTGACCGGGGCCTGCGTCGTCGCTCTCGGGGAGTATACGGCCGGTGTCATGGGCAATGATGAAAGCTTCCTCGACGAATTCCTCAAAACCGCGAAAAAAACGGGGGAACTGATGTGGCCTCTTCCCTTCGACGAAAATATGATGGAAAAACTTAAGGGGAAAGTGGCCGACCTGAAAAATATCGGGAACCGATGGGGCGGCGCCATCACGGCCGGGATGTTCCTCCGGGAGTTCGTCAACGAAATTCCCTGGATCCATATCGACATCGCAGGCCCCGCCTTCAGTGAGAAGCCCTGGGGGTACAACACCGGCGGAGCCACCGGCATCGGTGTCCGGACAGTGCTGGAATATCTTTCGACGTTGTAA
- the folB gene encoding dihydroneopterin aldolase, which produces MQTDTIRIEGIEFYGYHGDLPEERELGQRYIVDIEMVRDCAEAGRSDRIEETIDYAAVAKRIDEIGRTERFHLVEALAERIAQIILEEFAPEKVQVNVTKPHPPIPLSIQKVGVTIRRTRS; this is translated from the coding sequence ATGCAGACCGACACCATTCGGATCGAAGGGATTGAATTTTACGGATATCACGGTGATCTGCCGGAAGAGCGGGAATTGGGGCAGCGCTATATTGTAGATATCGAGATGGTACGGGATTGTGCCGAGGCTGGACGATCAGACCGGATCGAAGAGACCATCGATTATGCGGCCGTGGCAAAACGGATTGACGAGATCGGACGGACGGAACGGTTTCATCTGGTGGAGGCGCTGGCGGAACGGATCGCGCAGATCATCCTGGAGGAATTTGCCCCCGAAAAGGTTCAGGTCAACGTCACGAAACCCCATCCTCCGATTCCTCTTTCCATACAAAAGGTGGGCGTTACGATCCGCAGGACACGGTCATGA
- the folK gene encoding 2-amino-4-hydroxy-6-hydroxymethyldihydropteridine diphosphokinase — MNLVYIGLGSNIGDRAGNIRRALAGLNGTEAFSLLRVSSFYRTAPVGYKEQAWFANAVAEGETSLPPSSLLKRLQLIEREMGRDTPFKWGPRNIDLDLLFYGDRILEEKGLTVPHPFADQRRFVMEPLAELVPEGVHPVTKRNFQEILKQLGTDQFVEKMETPS; from the coding sequence ATGAACCTCGTCTATATCGGGCTGGGGAGCAATATCGGAGATCGTGCCGGAAACATCCGGCGTGCTCTGGCAGGCCTGAATGGTACGGAAGCTTTTTCTCTCCTCCGAGTTTCCTCTTTCTACCGGACAGCCCCGGTCGGGTATAAAGAACAGGCGTGGTTCGCAAATGCCGTAGCGGAAGGCGAAACATCGCTGCCCCCTTCGTCGCTTCTAAAACGGTTGCAGTTGATCGAGCGGGAGATGGGCCGGGACACTCCGTTCAAATGGGGACCGAGGAATATCGACCTGGACCTTCTCTTTTACGGGGACCGTATTCTTGAGGAAAAAGGGCTGACCGTTCCTCATCCCTTCGCGGACCAACGGAGGTTTGTGATGGAACCTCTTGCGGAACTGGTACCGGAGGGGGTACATCCTGTAACCAAGAGGAACTTTCAGGAAATTCTGAAACAGCTTGGAACGGATCAATTTGTAGAGAAGATGGAAACACCGTCATGA
- a CDS encoding deoxynucleoside kinase translates to MEKRYIAVDGPIGVGKSSLVNLLSERLGAMKVLEKVQENPFLSRFYTHRKQFAFQTQMFFLLSRYNQLLELNQMDLFHRHTLADYIFPKDRIFAYMNLSDPELELYEQIYSILDDQVPTPDLVIYLQADTDVLMNRIRHRGRPYERNIDWDYVEALNEAYEYFFFHYTETPLLVIKTSEINFVKSNEDLDDLTRQISLMKKGTRYYTPLSTAEKKKAPLERESLF, encoded by the coding sequence ATAGAGAAACGATATATCGCAGTGGACGGTCCCATTGGGGTCGGGAAAAGCAGCTTGGTCAACCTCTTGTCCGAACGGCTCGGCGCAATGAAAGTCCTGGAGAAGGTGCAGGAGAACCCCTTTCTCTCCCGGTTTTATACCCACCGTAAACAGTTCGCCTTTCAGACACAGATGTTTTTTCTCTTAAGCCGGTACAATCAGCTCCTGGAACTTAACCAAATGGACCTCTTTCACCGCCATACGCTCGCAGACTATATTTTTCCCAAGGACCGGATTTTTGCCTACATGAATCTCAGCGACCCTGAACTGGAACTCTACGAACAGATCTATTCCATCCTCGACGACCAGGTCCCGACCCCGGACCTGGTTATCTACCTCCAGGCGGACACCGATGTCCTGATGAACCGAATCCGCCATCGGGGACGACCCTACGAAAGAAATATCGATTGGGACTATGTGGAGGCCTTGAACGAAGCCTACGAGTATTTCTTCTTTCACTATACGGAAACCCCTCTCCTCGTGATCAAAACCTCGGAAATCAATTTCGTGAAGAGCAACGAAGACCTTGACGATCTGACCCGACAGATCTCTCTCATGAAAAAAGGGACCCGCTATTACACCCCCCTTTCCACGGCCGAAAAGAAAAAGGCCCCCCTGGAACGGGAGAGCCTCTTCTGA
- a CDS encoding tyrosine--tRNA ligase codes for MPAGSVRAEKERFLKSIEEQLEWIRRGVVEILPEEELETKLKQALSSGKPLRVKAGFDPTAPDLHLGHSVLIRKLRHFQELGHVVIFLIGDFTGMIGDPTGKSATRPHLTLEEVEANAQTYRAQIFKILDPGRTEIVFNSAWMSALKADELIRLAGKMTVARMLERDDFQKRYRANQPISIHEFLYPLIQGYDSVMLKADIEIGGTDQKFNLLVGRELQKEWEQPQQVVLTMPLLEGLDGVRKMSKSLGNYIGIEDPPGDMFGKIMSIPDDLMWRYYELLSDLSLGEIARLRVEVGEGMLHPMEAKKRLGEEIVRQYHSAEEAHQARDQFEHVFRDRKLPKDLPVVELDWGEGPIWIVKTLTATGLVKSGSEGRRLIRQGAVQVNGEKISDLDYKLSIPEKSHIIKVGKKRFVRLVPSRNDHAGE; via the coding sequence ATGCCGGCAGGGAGTGTCCGGGCTGAAAAGGAGAGGTTTTTGAAATCGATTGAAGAACAGCTTGAATGGATCCGGCGGGGAGTGGTGGAGATCCTTCCCGAAGAAGAACTCGAAACGAAACTGAAACAGGCACTGAGTTCAGGGAAACCGTTGCGGGTAAAAGCGGGTTTTGATCCCACGGCGCCCGATCTCCATCTGGGTCATTCCGTACTGATCCGGAAGCTGCGGCACTTTCAGGAACTGGGCCATGTTGTGATTTTTCTGATCGGCGATTTTACCGGTATGATTGGTGACCCCACGGGAAAGTCCGCAACCCGTCCCCACCTGACGCTGGAGGAGGTGGAGGCGAATGCCCAAACCTACCGGGCGCAGATCTTCAAGATCCTCGACCCCGGGCGGACGGAGATCGTCTTCAACAGCGCCTGGATGTCGGCCCTCAAGGCCGATGAACTGATCCGCCTGGCCGGCAAGATGACCGTGGCACGGATGCTGGAACGGGACGACTTCCAGAAACGCTACCGGGCCAACCAGCCGATCAGCATCCATGAGTTTCTCTACCCCCTGATTCAGGGCTACGACTCGGTGATGCTCAAGGCCGACATCGAAATCGGCGGCACCGATCAGAAATTCAATCTTCTGGTCGGCCGGGAATTGCAGAAGGAGTGGGAGCAGCCGCAGCAGGTTGTTCTCACCATGCCGCTTTTAGAGGGGCTGGACGGGGTCAGGAAGATGAGTAAAAGCCTGGGAAATTATATCGGCATTGAGGACCCCCCCGGCGACATGTTCGGAAAGATCATGTCGATTCCGGACGACCTGATGTGGCGTTACTATGAACTTCTCAGCGACCTGTCTTTGGGCGAGATTGCTCGACTTCGTGTGGAGGTGGGAGAGGGAATGCTCCATCCCATGGAAGCCAAGAAGCGGCTGGGGGAGGAGATCGTCCGGCAATACCATTCAGCGGAAGAGGCCCATCAGGCCCGGGATCAATTCGAGCATGTCTTCCGGGACCGGAAACTCCCGAAGGATCTTCCTGTCGTTGAACTCGACTGGGGGGAAGGGCCGATCTGGATCGTCAAGACACTCACTGCGACCGGATTGGTCAAAAGCGGCAGTGAGGGACGCCGGTTGATCCGGCAGGGGGCGGTGCAGGTGAACGGCGAGAAGATCTCCGACCTGGACTACAAACTGTCCATTCCGGAGAAGTCACACATTATCAAGGTGGGGAAGAAGCGGTTTGTCCGACTGGTCCCGAGCCGTAATGATCATGCGGGCGAATAG